The Bacteroidales bacterium genome includes a window with the following:
- the smpB gene encoding SsrA-binding protein SmpB — MKTKSQINIKNKRATFDYEIIDKYKAGIVLTGTEIKSIREGKAGLADTYCYFINGELWVKNMYIAEYFYGTYNNHSTRRDRKLLLTKKELRKISKTDKESGFSIIPTRLFIDENGRAKLEIAVARGKKIYDKRQSIKEREDKRSMDRMFKK; from the coding sequence ATGAAAACAAAGAGTCAAATAAATATAAAAAATAAACGTGCTACTTTCGATTATGAAATAATAGATAAGTACAAAGCAGGTATTGTCCTTACCGGAACCGAAATTAAATCAATTAGAGAAGGTAAAGCAGGACTTGCCGATACATATTGTTATTTTATAAATGGAGAGTTGTGGGTAAAGAATATGTATATAGCAGAGTACTTTTACGGAACATATAACAATCACTCAACTCGTAGAGACAGAAAACTTCTTTTAACAAAAAAAGAGTTACGAAAAATATCAAAAACAGATAAAGAATCAGGATTTTCAATAATCCCCACAAGACTCTTTATTGATGAGAATGGTAGAGCAAAGTTAGAGATTGCTGTTGCAAGAGGTAAAAAGATATACGATAAAAGGCAGTCAATTAAAGAGCGTGAAGATAAACGCTCAATGGACAGAATGTTTAAGAAGTAA
- a CDS encoding NADH peroxidase, with amino-acid sequence MAKKWICTVCGYIHEGETAPERCPLCKVPAEKFQEKVEDGKLEFVQEHVIGVAKGCDEEMIKDLNNHFMGECTEVGMYLAMSRQADREGYPEIAEAFKRYAWEEAEHAAKFAELLGDVVWDTKTNLDKRMNAESGACADKFRIAKRAKELNLDAIHDTVHEMAKDEARHGKGFEGLFNRYFKK; translated from the coding sequence ATGGCAAAGAAATGGATTTGTACAGTATGTGGTTATATTCATGAAGGTGAAACTGCTCCCGAGAGATGTCCTCTATGTAAAGTTCCAGCAGAGAAATTTCAAGAGAAAGTAGAAGACGGAAAATTAGAGTTTGTTCAAGAGCATGTTATTGGAGTTGCAAAAGGTTGCGACGAGGAGATGATTAAAGATTTGAACAATCACTTTATGGGAGAGTGTACTGAGGTTGGTATGTATTTAGCAATGAGCCGTCAAGCAGATCGCGAAGGATATCCTGAAATTGCAGAAGCATTCAAACGTTACGCTTGGGAAGAGGCTGAGCATGCTGCAAAATTTGCAGAACTTTTAGGAGATGTTGTTTGGGATACTAAAACAAACCTTGACAAGAGAATGAATGCTGAAAGCGGAGCATGTGCAGATAAATTCCGTATAGCAAAACGTGCTAAAGAGTTAAATCTTGATGCAATACACGATACCGTTCATGAAATGGCAAAAGATGAAGCTCGTCACGGAAAAGGATTTGAAGGTCTATTTAACAGATACTTTAAAAAGTAA
- a CDS encoding transcriptional repressor produces the protein MQNKKEINESGQERLMRYGIRPSVQRLAIMNYLMENRIHPTVDQIFSDLYPTMPTLSKTTVYNTLKLLVDSGAALMLTIDEKNTRFDAEIKPHTHFMCNQCGSVTDLNINPPILKGNYIDDCEILNSELYVYGYCPECKKRKN, from the coding sequence ATGCAAAACAAAAAGGAAATAAACGAGAGTGGACAAGAAAGGTTAATGAGATACGGCATAAGACCTTCTGTACAACGTTTGGCTATTATGAACTATTTAATGGAAAACAGAATACATCCAACCGTTGACCAAATATTCTCTGATTTATATCCAACAATGCCAACACTATCAAAAACTACAGTATATAATACACTTAAACTATTAGTTGATAGTGGAGCTGCATTAATGCTAACAATAGATGAAAAAAACACAAGATTTGATGCGGAAATAAAACCCCATACACATTTTATGTGTAACCAATGCGGTTCAGTAACAGATTTAAATATAAATCCACCAATTTTAAAAGGGAATTATATTGATGATTGTGAAATACTGAATTCTGAATTATATGTGTATGGATATTGCCCTGAATGTAAAAAGAGAAAAAACTAA
- a CDS encoding AAA family ATPase → MSVKIDSEDNYKDSAEKLYSYLESSLQTLPDYKLSYSILNIIYGRILNQNTSFVTIKLVGRFAKTEYLLKEFKATRELSYMINDFRTRIKNINDYSDDALKKIYLYDLKTLSQFISLIYNTPVPQKLFNHFPKDKLLRKRENNNIDYIRVIVHNWDNEYIYCISEEDRDKEIKIYYGAECGVYKYNWSYISELLYENAQLNIIKPKFENDIIIPELIIFEPDYLVDISSIALCFESYAEDAILYLINKIKPNVTSEAILLGNLASQFLDEEIHSKDLRVPYNDSIKTFFKNNALSLLAANISQDFHLNAKNQKTNIQKSIGEELPKIVSSINFDNILLEPSFFSEMLGLQGRMDLLQSDFSLLIEQKSGRCGFPQLDTDTPIALKKHYVQMLLYMTILRYNYPEQYKENNNKLNAFLLYSKYKNSLLGLGFAPELVFQSIKIRNEIVHNEYKYAEEGIHILKELTPERINSKNINNNLWNKYIYPQLSTLLAPIQNATELELEYYLQFLKFIENEHIYSKVGNKQKENSGFASKWHDTLEEKLNAGNIYDKLTLITPSINHIGIVEEVELEFKETTNHDIANFRVGDIVILYPYLKNTLPDLRKTIVHRCTISSISTDLIKLSLRAVQSNANIFIKDLDKEWAIEHDFFESSYNALYRGMHTFISAPKDRKDLILLQRAPIVDKSKRLNGEYGKFNELALRVKQAEDLFLIIGPPGTGKTSFGLLTTLKEELTEENSNILLLSYTNRAVDEICSKLVEEDIDFIRIGNKNSCDNRYKEFLLENKSKDCSNVRELNTLITNTRVFVGTTAALNNNSSLYDLKQFNLAIIDEASQILEPNIIGVLSEERNGVPVIKKFVMIGDHKQLPAVIQQPNYESKTDNKILNDIYLTDCSLSLFERLLRKYKCNDSVTYMLTKQGRMHYEIAEIPNKQFYNNNLDIVPLPHQIEKFETNEYSDKLSNILSSHRVVFFSAKTQEKIIANKVNKEEAELIAHIIYRLYNLNKDNFDIDKTVGVIVPYRNQIATIKHTLQAQYPGFGFENITIDTVERFQGSQREHIIYGFIIQETSQLKFLTENTFIEDGYLIDRKLNVAMTRAKKQLIFVGNSDLLSMNSLYSILINYLKEKNSYFHYTDL, encoded by the coding sequence ATGTCTGTTAAGATTGATAGCGAAGATAATTATAAGGATAGTGCAGAAAAGTTATATTCGTATTTAGAATCATCACTTCAAACTTTACCTGATTACAAACTATCATATTCTATTTTAAATATTATATATGGTAGAATATTAAACCAAAACACATCTTTTGTAACAATTAAACTAGTAGGGAGATTTGCAAAAACAGAATATCTTTTAAAAGAGTTCAAGGCAACAAGAGAACTCTCATATATGATAAATGATTTTAGAACAAGAATAAAGAATATTAATGATTATTCTGATGATGCTTTAAAAAAAATATATCTATATGATTTAAAAACGCTCTCTCAGTTTATTTCTTTAATTTACAACACTCCTGTTCCACAAAAATTATTTAATCATTTTCCAAAAGATAAACTATTAAGAAAAAGAGAGAATAATAACATTGACTATATAAGAGTTATTGTTCATAATTGGGATAATGAATACATATATTGTATAAGTGAAGAGGATAGAGATAAAGAAATCAAAATATATTACGGAGCAGAATGTGGTGTATATAAATACAATTGGAGTTATATTTCTGAATTACTATATGAGAACGCACAACTAAATATTATCAAACCAAAATTCGAAAATGATATAATAATTCCTGAACTTATAATTTTTGAGCCGGACTATTTAGTTGATATATCATCAATAGCACTATGTTTTGAATCGTATGCCGAAGATGCAATACTATACCTAATTAATAAAATAAAACCAAATGTAACATCCGAAGCTATACTCTTAGGAAATTTAGCAAGTCAATTTTTGGATGAAGAGATACACTCTAAAGATTTAAGAGTACCGTATAATGATAGTATAAAGACTTTTTTCAAGAATAATGCACTATCATTATTAGCTGCAAATATTAGCCAAGATTTCCATCTAAATGCAAAAAATCAGAAAACTAATATACAAAAATCAATAGGAGAGGAGTTACCTAAGATAGTATCTTCAATAAACTTTGATAATATTCTGTTAGAACCATCATTCTTCTCTGAGATGTTAGGCTTACAAGGACGTATGGATTTACTACAATCTGACTTTTCTCTATTAATAGAGCAAAAATCTGGTAGATGTGGATTCCCTCAATTAGATACTGATACACCAATTGCACTTAAAAAGCATTATGTTCAGATGCTTCTATATATGACAATATTACGATATAACTATCCTGAACAATACAAAGAAAATAACAACAAATTAAATGCATTCTTACTATATTCAAAATATAAAAATAGTCTATTAGGTTTAGGATTCGCTCCGGAATTAGTATTCCAATCAATTAAGATTAGAAACGAAATTGTACATAACGAATACAAATATGCTGAGGAGGGTATTCATATATTAAAAGAATTAACCCCTGAGAGAATTAATAGTAAAAACATCAACAATAATTTATGGAATAAATATATATACCCTCAACTCTCAACATTATTGGCTCCTATACAAAATGCTACTGAGTTAGAATTGGAGTACTACTTGCAATTTTTAAAGTTTATTGAGAACGAACATATATATTCAAAAGTAGGAAATAAACAAAAAGAGAATAGCGGTTTTGCATCTAAGTGGCACGATACTCTTGAAGAGAAACTAAATGCTGGAAATATATACGATAAGCTAACACTTATAACCCCATCAATTAACCATATAGGAATAGTAGAAGAGGTAGAATTAGAGTTTAAAGAGACAACTAACCACGATATAGCAAACTTTAGAGTTGGAGATATAGTAATATTATATCCATACTTAAAAAACACCTTGCCCGATTTAAGAAAAACGATTGTTCATCGTTGCACAATATCATCAATAAGTACTGATTTAATTAAATTATCATTAAGGGCAGTACAATCTAATGCAAACATATTCATTAAAGATTTAGATAAGGAGTGGGCGATTGAGCACGATTTTTTTGAGTCATCATACAACGCTCTATATAGGGGTATGCATACATTTATCTCTGCACCAAAAGATAGAAAAGATTTAATTTTATTACAACGCGCCCCAATAGTAGATAAATCAAAGAGACTTAATGGAGAGTATGGAAAATTTAACGAATTAGCATTAAGAGTAAAACAAGCAGAAGATTTGTTCTTAATTATTGGCCCTCCTGGAACAGGTAAGACATCATTTGGATTATTGACAACGCTCAAAGAAGAACTAACAGAAGAGAATTCAAATATACTTCTATTATCATATACTAATAGAGCAGTTGATGAAATATGCTCAAAACTTGTAGAAGAAGATATTGACTTTATACGCATAGGAAACAAAAACTCTTGCGATAATAGATATAAAGAGTTTCTATTAGAAAACAAATCAAAAGATTGTTCTAACGTTAGAGAATTAAACACTCTTATTACAAATACACGGGTTTTTGTTGGAACAACTGCAGCGCTAAACAATAATTCCTCGCTATACGATTTGAAACAATTTAATCTTGCAATTATTGATGAAGCCTCACAAATTCTTGAGCCCAATATTATAGGTGTACTATCAGAAGAAAGGAATGGTGTACCAGTAATTAAGAAATTCGTAATGATTGGGGATCATAAGCAACTACCAGCTGTTATTCAACAACCAAATTATGAATCTAAAACTGATAATAAGATATTAAACGATATATATTTGACAGATTGTTCTCTATCTCTATTTGAGCGATTATTAAGGAAATATAAATGCAATGACTCAGTAACATATATGCTAACAAAACAAGGGCGCATGCATTATGAGATAGCAGAGATTCCAAACAAACAATTCTATAACAACAATTTAGATATAGTACCCTTACCTCATCAGATTGAAAAATTTGAAACTAATGAGTATTCTGATAAGTTATCAAACATTTTATCATCCCATAGAGTTGTTTTCTTTTCAGCCAAGACTCAAGAAAAGATAATTGCAAACAAGGTTAATAAAGAAGAAGCAGAATTAATAGCACATATTATATATAGATTATATAATTTAAATAAAGATAATTTTGATATAGATAAAACCGTAGGAGTTATTGTCCCGTATCGAAATCAAATTGCAACAATAAAACACACATTACAAGCCCAATATCCGGGGTTTGGGTTTGAGAATATAACAATTGATACAGTGGAGCGTTTTCAGGGAAGTCAAAGAGAACACATTATTTACGGCTTTATCATACAAGAAACATCGCAACTCAAATTTTTGACTGAGAATACCTTTATAGAAGACGGATACCTTATCGATCGGAAACTAAATGTTGCCATGACTCGAGCAAAAAAACAACTAATATTTGTTGGAAATTCTGATTTGCTTTCTATGAATTCTTTATATTCGATATTAATAAACTATTTAAAGGAGAAAAACTCATACTTTCACTATACAGATTTGTAA
- a CDS encoding outer membrane beta-barrel protein, translating into MKKRILLGLTLLMATTSAFAGGLLTNTNQSAAYVRNPSRDAAIDIDAVYYNPAGVAFLDKGFHISLNYQAAVQKRQITSSANYFQLNSNNPTQERYFEGKAAAPIIPSIQYAYVINNNWSIAAQFSVVGGGGTCEFENGLSMFEGMIGGSVAQKGGSAYTINQSLTGKQIIYGFQVGTAYKIIDQLSVSVGVRGVFASMGYEGSMTGITANGLNSQQYAAIAQRYPNTSVEYAQMMTFAGMTSDYTLDCNQKAFGVTPILGIDFKMGQWNVAAKYEFRTKLNLKNESNNSANVDMLMPEYKDGAEVRSDIPALFTIGVEYSPIKSLRISGGFHHYHDKAAKGAATNVDKNTIEGLFGIEYDVHKVVTLSAGMQRTKYGFSDEQMKDTNFNLNSWCLGVGAQFNCTDFMKVNVGYFHSFYQDRDVANANGAGLTNNYNRKNDLVGASLNFNF; encoded by the coding sequence ATGAAGAAGAGAATTTTACTAGGATTAACACTATTAATGGCAACAACATCTGCATTTGCCGGAGGTTTATTAACAAACACTAACCAAAGTGCTGCTTATGTGAGAAATCCATCAAGAGATGCTGCAATAGACATTGATGCGGTATATTACAATCCTGCTGGAGTAGCATTTTTAGACAAAGGATTTCATATCTCATTGAATTACCAAGCAGCTGTACAAAAACGACAAATAACATCATCTGCTAATTATTTTCAACTTAACTCGAACAATCCAACACAAGAGAGATATTTTGAAGGAAAAGCAGCAGCACCCATTATTCCATCAATACAATATGCATACGTAATTAATAATAATTGGTCAATAGCCGCACAATTCTCTGTTGTTGGAGGTGGCGGAACATGTGAGTTTGAGAATGGATTATCAATGTTTGAGGGTATGATTGGAGGTAGTGTTGCTCAAAAAGGTGGTAGTGCTTATACAATAAACCAATCATTGACAGGAAAACAAATTATTTATGGATTCCAAGTAGGAACTGCATATAAAATCATTGATCAACTATCAGTATCTGTTGGAGTACGAGGAGTATTTGCAAGTATGGGATATGAGGGAAGTATGACTGGAATTACTGCAAACGGATTAAACTCACAGCAATATGCAGCAATTGCACAACGATACCCAAATACAAGTGTTGAGTATGCTCAAATGATGACTTTCGCAGGAATGACATCAGATTACACCCTTGATTGTAATCAAAAAGCATTTGGAGTAACACCTATACTGGGTATAGACTTTAAGATGGGACAATGGAATGTAGCTGCAAAATATGAGTTCCGTACAAAACTAAATCTTAAAAACGAATCTAATAATAGTGCAAATGTAGATATGTTGATGCCCGAATACAAAGACGGAGCAGAAGTTCGTTCAGATATTCCTGCACTATTTACTATTGGTGTAGAATATTCTCCTATCAAATCGTTAAGAATTAGTGGAGGTTTTCACCACTACCATGACAAGGCCGCTAAAGGTGCAGCAACAAATGTAGATAAAAACACTATTGAAGGGTTATTTGGTATAGAATATGATGTTCATAAGGTTGTTACATTAAGTGCTGGTATGCAGAGAACTAAGTATGGCTTTAGCGATGAACAAATGAAAGATACAAACTTCAATCTAAATTCATGGTGTTTAGGTGTTGGTGCTCAATTTAATTGTACTGATTTTATGAAAGTAAATGTGGGATATTTCCACTCTTTCTATCAAGATCGTGATGTGGCAAACGCAAATGGAGCAGGCTTGACAAATAATTATAATCGTAAAAACGACTTAGTTGGAGCAAGTCTCAATTTTAATTTCTAA
- a CDS encoding permease: MQEIINLINEMSPYLLLGFLLAGVMKAFVPETLYKRYLSNNNFKSVLNATLIGIPLPLCSCGVLPTAMGLYKQGASKGATTAFLIATPQTGVDSIIATVSLMGLPFAILRPIAALVTSIFGGVLVNKFDKEDRVIIDNDNETIKTKERLSIKEKIITTFKFAYIEMMQDIGKWLIIGLLIAGAITVFVPESFFALFSDNSLLSILFVLLFAIPMYLCATGSIPIAVALMLKGLSPGTALVMLMAGPAINFASILVLNKILGKKSLIIYLLSIIFCSITFALIINNLLPREWFTSHLNEIKDCCISSTPIFNIVCTILLFILLINAFILKYFVKHNCNCSNSNCSCHGSIKDAPTLSKIIIDGMKCNHCKANAENAIMSVNGVTNVSVDIVTGETTIYGNFNLNEVIDSIEKLGFKVRNKDIQ; encoded by the coding sequence ATGCAAGAAATAATAAATCTTATAAACGAAATGTCCCCATATCTCTTATTGGGATTTTTACTAGCAGGAGTAATGAAAGCATTTGTCCCCGAGACCTTATATAAGAGATATTTATCTAATAATAATTTTAAATCAGTATTAAATGCAACGCTTATAGGAATTCCTTTACCACTTTGTTCATGCGGAGTATTACCCACCGCAATGGGATTATATAAACAAGGAGCTTCTAAGGGTGCTACAACAGCATTTTTAATAGCAACTCCGCAAACAGGAGTTGATTCAATAATTGCAACCGTTTCGTTAATGGGTTTACCTTTTGCTATATTAAGACCTATTGCAGCATTGGTAACATCAATATTCGGCGGAGTATTAGTTAATAAGTTTGATAAAGAAGATAGAGTTATAATTGATAATGATAATGAAACTATTAAAACTAAAGAGAGACTATCTATTAAAGAAAAAATTATAACTACATTCAAATTTGCATATATTGAAATGATGCAAGATATAGGAAAGTGGTTAATAATAGGTCTTCTTATTGCTGGAGCAATCACCGTATTTGTTCCAGAGTCATTCTTTGCTCTATTTTCTGACAACTCACTACTGAGCATACTATTTGTATTACTATTTGCAATTCCTATGTATTTGTGCGCAACAGGTTCTATTCCTATCGCTGTTGCTCTTATGTTAAAAGGATTATCTCCTGGTACTGCATTAGTTATGTTAATGGCAGGTCCGGCAATAAACTTTGCATCTATATTAGTATTAAATAAAATTTTAGGTAAAAAATCATTAATAATTTACCTTTTATCTATTATTTTTTGTTCAATTACCTTTGCTTTAATTATTAACAACCTTTTACCTCGTGAATGGTTTACATCACACTTGAACGAAATTAAAGATTGTTGTATAAGTTCAACACCAATATTTAATATTGTATGTACTATACTTCTATTCATTCTTCTAATAAATGCATTCATTCTAAAATATTTTGTAAAACATAATTGCAATTGTTCCAACTCAAATTGTAGTTGTCATGGAAGTATTAAAGATGCTCCAACTTTAAGTAAAATAATTATAGATGGAATGAAATGTAATCACTGTAAAGCAAATGCTGAGAATGCTATTATGTCGGTTAACGGAGTAACTAATGTATCTGTTGACATTGTTACCGGAGAGACAACAATCTATGGCAACTTTAACCTTAATGAAGTTATTGATTCCATTGAGAAATTAGGATTTAAAGTTCGGAATAAAGATATTCAATAA
- the trxA gene encoding thioredoxin, which translates to MATIHLTKDEFLKRVSNIEENGDSWKFLGDKPAVVDFYAQWCGPCKALSPILDEVSDEYAGKVDIYKVDVDQEEDLAVAFGIRTIPTLLFIPMGKNPQIMVGGLPKNKLKEVIDSIL; encoded by the coding sequence ATGGCAACAATACATTTAACTAAAGATGAATTTTTAAAAAGAGTTTCGAATATTGAAGAGAATGGTGATTCATGGAAGTTTTTGGGAGACAAACCTGCTGTTGTTGATTTTTATGCACAATGGTGCGGACCTTGCAAAGCTCTATCTCCTATTCTTGATGAAGTCTCTGATGAGTATGCTGGCAAAGTTGATATATATAAAGTAGACGTAGATCAAGAAGAGGATTTGGCTGTTGCTTTTGGTATTAGAACAATTCCCACTTTGTTGTTTATTCCAATGGGTAAGAATCCGCAAATTATGGTTGGCGGACTTCCTAAAAACAAACTTAAAGAGGTTATTGATTCAATATTGTAA
- a CDS encoding LysR family transcriptional regulator → MTLQQLEYIVAVDKYRHFVKAAESCEITQSTLSSLIQKLENELDIIIFDRASHPIKPTSIGEEVIAQAKVVLFNAEQLKELVKLQKEEESGTLKIGTVSTIAPYILPKLFKKLSTEHPQIHISVEEARLATIIEKLGKAEIDIAILPTPLNNNELLEIPLYNEKFMAYVSPNEPFFDREQVCVSKMPTENLWVLQEAYCPNNNKFSFCCKERGNAAIYEAGSIETLVKIVDENGGFSIIPELHIPLLTTEQQQRIKPMCNPEPSREIALVIRKDFVRERLLNIIAKTIIEVIPEHMINERVKKYSIKL, encoded by the coding sequence ATGACACTACAACAATTAGAATATATAGTAGCGGTTGATAAATATAGACACTTTGTAAAAGCTGCCGAATCATGCGAAATAACACAATCTACACTGAGTTCACTAATCCAAAAGTTAGAGAATGAATTAGATATTATAATATTTGACAGAGCAAGCCATCCTATTAAACCAACATCCATTGGTGAAGAGGTTATTGCACAAGCAAAAGTTGTATTATTTAATGCTGAGCAATTGAAAGAGTTGGTTAAACTACAAAAAGAGGAGGAGAGTGGTACACTTAAAATAGGAACAGTATCAACTATTGCGCCATATATTCTTCCAAAATTATTCAAAAAATTATCTACTGAACACCCTCAGATACACATATCAGTAGAAGAGGCTCGCTTAGCAACTATCATAGAGAAACTGGGAAAAGCTGAAATTGATATAGCAATTTTACCTACACCATTAAACAATAACGAACTACTTGAAATACCATTATATAATGAAAAATTCATGGCATACGTATCTCCTAATGAACCTTTTTTTGATAGGGAACAAGTATGTGTAAGCAAGATGCCTACCGAAAATCTATGGGTATTACAAGAGGCTTATTGCCCAAATAATAATAAATTTAGTTTTTGCTGTAAAGAACGAGGAAATGCTGCAATATACGAAGCAGGAAGCATTGAAACATTAGTGAAGATTGTAGATGAAAACGGAGGGTTTTCAATTATTCCAGAATTACACATACCACTACTAACAACTGAACAGCAACAACGAATAAAGCCTATGTGTAATCCCGAACCATCAAGGGAGATTGCCTTGGTTATCAGGAAAGATTTTGTTAGAGAACGTTTGCTAAATATAATAGCAAAAACTATTATTGAAGTAATTCCAGAACATATGATAAACGAAAGAGTAAAGAAATATAGTATAAAACTATAG
- a CDS encoding rubredoxin — protein MKKYVCTVCDWVYDPEVGDPDGGIAPGTQFEDIPDDWVCPLCGVGKDMFEEA, from the coding sequence ATGAAAAAGTATGTTTGTACAGTATGTGATTGGGTTTACGATCCTGAAGTAGGTGATCCTGATGGAGGTATTGCTCCTGGAACACAATTTGAAGATATTCCAGATGATTGGGTATGTCCATTGTGCGGAGTTGGAAAAGATATGTTTGAAGAAGCTTAA
- a CDS encoding rubredoxin produces MKKFICTKCKWVYNPEIGDPIGGILPGVEFENLPDDWVCPKCGATKDKFKEIKDTP; encoded by the coding sequence ATGAAAAAATTTATCTGTACTAAATGTAAGTGGGTGTATAACCCGGAGATAGGAGATCCTATTGGAGGTATATTGCCAGGTGTTGAATTTGAGAATCTTCCCGATGATTGGGTATGTCCGAAGTGTGGAGCAACTAAAGATAAATTTAAAGAGATTAAGGATACTCCATAA